The following proteins are encoded in a genomic region of Coregonus clupeaformis isolate EN_2021a chromosome 14, ASM2061545v1, whole genome shotgun sequence:
- the LOC121581170 gene encoding cyclin-dependent kinase 5 activator 1-like isoform X1, whose amino-acid sequence MTCLFITTGTHNFRTLDFRTLDNSDVHNHNSLELKAPGQPVFTFQLTKKILNYLYNFSHINLKSALLTMGSAMSISLREKAVHFKDGPDTVGHFFEVQTRKSGKDKTLKRYSPWRWIVKKKGSKKVHPHENTNQNNIAHLSNENLEKSQSSSNLSTLTLEKSQSCDKLSTQYQSTPAIANSSNNAASSVEKAPLTNSNTAPDTPQTVIVQDLDTPKRLVMVHATTGELLRCLGEFLCRRCYLIQDMSSMDPELWLRVVDRYLLDNCYQNQSCINPAMVVFLYMLCREAVSSEVATLHELQAVLLTCLYTTCSYIGNQISYPLGPFLVETCRQTFWIRCMSITKLMSGKMLQMNTDPNFFSQMFADLKNESQKEEKKSRLLSGVYSTQ is encoded by the exons ATGACATGCCTCTTTATTACGACGGGGACACACAATTTCAGAACGCTCGATTTCAGAACCTTGGACAATTCCGATGTTCACAACCATAACAGCCTTGAACTCAAAGCACCTGGACAACCCGTCTTTACCTTTCAATTAACGAAGAAAATATTGAATTATCTTTACAATTTTTCACATATCAACTTGAAATCA GCACTATTGACCATGGGATCCGCAATGTCTATCTCACTCCGCGAGAAGGCAGTCCACTTCAAAGATGGGCCGGACACGGTGGGCCACTTCTTTGAAGTCCAGACCCGTAAGAGCGGCAAAGACAAGACCCTGAAGCGCTACTCGCCATGGAGGTGGATTGTGAAGAAGAAGGGCTCCAAGAAGGTGCACCCCCACGAGAACACCAACCAAAACAACATCGCCCATCTGAGTAACGAGAACCTGGAGAAGTCTCAGTCCTCCTCCAACTTGTCCACCCTCACCCTGGAGAAGTCTCAATCCTGTGACAAGCTGTCCACCCAGTACCAGAGCACTCCAGCCATCGCCAACAGCTCCAACAACGCCGCCTCGTCGGTCGAGAAGGCCCCCTTGACCAACTCCAACACGGCCCCCGACACGCCCCAGACGGTGATCGTCCAGGACCTCGACACGCCCAAGAGGCTGGTGATGGTCCATGCTACAACCGGCGAGCTGCTGCGCTGCCTGGGTGAGTTCCTGTGCCGGCGCTGCTACCTGATCCAGGACATGTCTTCCATGGACCCGGAGCTGTGGCTGCGGGTGGTTGACCGTTATCTGCTGGACAACTGCTATCAGAACCAGAGCTGCATCAACCCGGCCATGGTGGTCTTCCTCTACATGCTGTGCCGCGAGGCGGTCTCCTCCGAGGTGGCCACCTTGCATGAGCTGCAAGCCGTGCTGCTTACCTGCCTCTACACGACCTGCTCCTACATTGGCAACCAGATCTCCTACCCCCTGGGACCCTTCCTGGTGGAGACCTGCAGGCAGACCTTCTGGATCCGCTGCATGTCCATCACCAAGCTGATGAGTGGTAAGATGCTCCAGATGAACACAGACCCTAACTTCTTCTCCCAGATGTTTGCTGACCTGAAGAACGAGAGccagaaggaggagaagaagagccgCCTGCTCAGCGGTGTGTACAGCACTCAGTGA
- the LOC121581170 gene encoding cyclin-dependent kinase 5 activator 1-like isoform X2, with the protein MGSAMSISLREKAVHFKDGPDTVGHFFEVQTRKSGKDKTLKRYSPWRWIVKKKGSKKVHPHENTNQNNIAHLSNENLEKSQSSSNLSTLTLEKSQSCDKLSTQYQSTPAIANSSNNAASSVEKAPLTNSNTAPDTPQTVIVQDLDTPKRLVMVHATTGELLRCLGEFLCRRCYLIQDMSSMDPELWLRVVDRYLLDNCYQNQSCINPAMVVFLYMLCREAVSSEVATLHELQAVLLTCLYTTCSYIGNQISYPLGPFLVETCRQTFWIRCMSITKLMSGKMLQMNTDPNFFSQMFADLKNESQKEEKKSRLLSGVYSTQ; encoded by the coding sequence ATGGGATCCGCAATGTCTATCTCACTCCGCGAGAAGGCAGTCCACTTCAAAGATGGGCCGGACACGGTGGGCCACTTCTTTGAAGTCCAGACCCGTAAGAGCGGCAAAGACAAGACCCTGAAGCGCTACTCGCCATGGAGGTGGATTGTGAAGAAGAAGGGCTCCAAGAAGGTGCACCCCCACGAGAACACCAACCAAAACAACATCGCCCATCTGAGTAACGAGAACCTGGAGAAGTCTCAGTCCTCCTCCAACTTGTCCACCCTCACCCTGGAGAAGTCTCAATCCTGTGACAAGCTGTCCACCCAGTACCAGAGCACTCCAGCCATCGCCAACAGCTCCAACAACGCCGCCTCGTCGGTCGAGAAGGCCCCCTTGACCAACTCCAACACGGCCCCCGACACGCCCCAGACGGTGATCGTCCAGGACCTCGACACGCCCAAGAGGCTGGTGATGGTCCATGCTACAACCGGCGAGCTGCTGCGCTGCCTGGGTGAGTTCCTGTGCCGGCGCTGCTACCTGATCCAGGACATGTCTTCCATGGACCCGGAGCTGTGGCTGCGGGTGGTTGACCGTTATCTGCTGGACAACTGCTATCAGAACCAGAGCTGCATCAACCCGGCCATGGTGGTCTTCCTCTACATGCTGTGCCGCGAGGCGGTCTCCTCCGAGGTGGCCACCTTGCATGAGCTGCAAGCCGTGCTGCTTACCTGCCTCTACACGACCTGCTCCTACATTGGCAACCAGATCTCCTACCCCCTGGGACCCTTCCTGGTGGAGACCTGCAGGCAGACCTTCTGGATCCGCTGCATGTCCATCACCAAGCTGATGAGTGGTAAGATGCTCCAGATGAACACAGACCCTAACTTCTTCTCCCAGATGTTTGCTGACCTGAAGAACGAGAGccagaaggaggagaagaagagccgCCTGCTCAGCGGTGTGTACAGCACTCAGTGA